TGATGGGTATGTGCCGGGATGCGGCCGCCGGAATGCGCTATCTGGAGTCGAAAAACTGCATCCACCGTGATCTCGCCGCCCGAAACTGTCTCATCGGGAGCGAGAACATCGTAAAGATTTCCGACTTTGGAATGTccagggaggaggaagagtatATCGGTAAGAACGCAATCGCCGCAGCGTCTCTTTTCATCAACTGCATTTACAACTGATcatcctttctttttcattttcttcttctacacaGTTTCTGGAGGTATGAAGCAGATTCCAATCAAATGGACTGCCCCGGAGGCGCTTAACTTTGGGAAGTACACCTCACTCTGTGACGTCTGGTCGTACGGTATCCTGGTGTGGGAGATCTTTAGCCGTGGCGATACGCCTTACTCGGGAATGAGTAATTCGATGGCTCGCGAGCGAATAGACGAAGGATACCGGATGCCATCACCGGAGGGCGCCCCACCGGAGATGTACCGTCTCATGCTCAAATGCTGGTCGTACGAGCCCGAAAGCCGGCCACACTTTGATGAAATCTATACAGTGGTCGAGGCCCTGATTCTATGCACTAAGGACTGACCGGATGACCAGAGGGCGAAAAGGATGAGGAGGTGTAGTAGGCGTCGTATAGTAACGACAAAAACAGGTGGCAGTAGTATTGCTGTACGTGCTTTTTGGAACGAAGGGTTTGCGATATTGTAGCAGTCTCTTCAAGCAGAGACTGTCTATAGCGGTGGTTCTGTACTCGCGGTAGCCAAGTAAATCGAATAGCACAAAGTAATCGCACAACTTCGAAGCGAGCATTTTGCTAAGCATTTGATAGGTAGACCGCTTCCATGGTTGTCTCTATGGTTCCGAATGGAAAGCAAGAAGGGCCAGGAACAGAACAAAGACGGATGGGAACGGTGTGGAACAGAATTAGTTAGGATCAACGCATAGGCTTTAAACGGCTAGGTTAGGATTAAACGGATTTTAAGCAGCTGCAATAAGTAATGGGTTTTGTTACGACGGAATGTATGACCAACCGAAGGCTTTACCAGACTGCAGCGCAGCTGGCAGCTCGTATATGCCGTTCGGATGAGACCAGTACGAGAGTGGGCAAAACGAAGGGGGATTTTATGCATGTACAGATGCATATGCAAGATGCAATGTGTGATAGATATTAGATTGACAGGATGATAGAAAAAACTAAGAACGGGAGGGGAAATGggagcgaggaagaggagacgCTGGAAAAGAAATTTGGTAATGCGATCATCGGATACGACAGGAATGCAATATGCTCTGCTAAAGTAGTTCTTCATTTAACTAGCTGAAGAGAAAACAGGGGATCACAAGTATGCATGTTTGAAACGGGAGTTGCAACATCTCTTGTTTCCACTATAGTAGGCAGGCTGGTTACTACAGCGACTAAGCCGACCCGTTTGCCTATAAAACACTCAAATGGTAAGGCGCTTGCAATAtttgaacgaaaacaaaaaaaaacaatacccaTGTTTTTAGTGCATCAGTCAGCTGACTCATATTACGGCAGAATTGAATGCATCCATACGCTtgatatttatatatatacacaaaCATATATAAACATACGATATACGTGTCCTATATGGCAGCCTCATCGTCGTATTCAAACGGATCCCCGAAACAGCCAATCTCTAGCTAGAAGTATTGCGATATTtacataaataaatcatttaagATAAAGTTCGTTTGGCTTTGCCATCGCTCTCACTTAAAGAAGTTTATTCCGACTCATAACAGTTACAGATACAGCTTGATCAACTCGTCGCTCACAGCCGATGGTGCCAGTATACCGAGATCGGTGAAAAGAAGAGTAATGTAGCCGGGCGCAGTGTAGTCTACCATCGGGTGTGCCTTGGCCTTGTTCGTGAGGTCGCTTTTCCTGTACTGTCGGTTACATCGGGGGAAATATTACAGGTTAGTTCGTTGGGACCAATAAATGCTATCTTCAGCGTACGTACCTTGTAGTCATCTGGCAGATCCCGCTGGTTAAGCGGATACAGGCGACAGAACTTGAAGCTCTCTACGAGTACATAGAACGGTTTTTTCATCTCCTTGGCACAGATCGCCATGGTAACGGTGCCGATTCGATTAATAATACCACCACTTTCTACCACTCCCTCGGAACCAACCAGAACCATGTCTACCGTTTCCATCACGTATCCTACCGAGGCATCTAGGATGATGGTACACTCGATACCAGCCTTTTCCAGTTCGGTTGCCATTTGTTGActggaaaacaatttaaaaaaaataaaagatcaAATCGAAGCCATCATTCTGCTAACCATGCCATCATGATGCACGCCATACCCATCACTGATCGTTCCGTTTGGACTACCACATTCTGGAGCACTGTGGGTGATGAACACGTGGAACCGTTTATTGTGCTGTGCGGCCAGTATCAGCGCTTCGCGGACAGTACGGGATCGGGCATGCGTGAGAATTCGCTgcgcaagaaaaaaatatcacaTTGAGGGGAGGGGACAGGAAACCGCTCTTAAATCTCTAGCATTTGATCGTGGAACTTACGCAGCCATCGTTGATGAAAGCAATTGCTTGCTTCGCAATGACGTTCCTACTTTCCAGCAGCTTCGTGAGGAACATTTTCCCTCGCCTTAGCATGATATCGCGCACCTCGTCCATCGTTTTGTCGTCGAACTTGGCCAAAGTGATAAATCGCGAGAACAATTCCGTCCCAGAAACGACCGATGTCATCGGTTTGTCCGTATCGCGCATCGCGCGCACGGCCGATTGGATAGTACTGTGCAGCTCCTGAACGGTATCGACTGGGGAGGACGAACGGTGAGTAAACCGGCTAGTGTAAGCGGATGCACTTTCTTACATTTCGTTTTCTCGAGCACCATCAGCAGAGTTTTAATAGCGGCTATTCCCGGCGACATGCTATCATCTTGTTCCAGCACGCTAACGAAGTGGTGGGCCACATCTACAAATATCGTGAAGATCGTGAGATGGACTCTGCAATTAAACGGgcatgcttctgctgcttacCGAACTGCTGGCTTATTTCCTTCATTTACGGATTTAGTTGGATTTTAGTTGGCGAAGGAttattctttcttcttcaGTGAGGTTTCACCTCTGTACAGTTACCGAATACAGGTTCCTGGGCCTTGGAAAGTTAATCTATATTCCTCTGCTATCTTTGGAAGTGGTTGCTAAGGCCACATATCCCAATTTTCTGTAAAGATCCGTGCTGAAACACGAACCGTAACACTTGCCGGAGCGGTTTGCGATGGATTTCCGAAACACCCGGATCACGGCCGCAGATTTCTACGCTATCTACGGTTGATTAAAAGTAAGTTTTTCCCGCAGGATTAAGAATTCTTCTTCGTGATTGCAGTACGGTCTTTTTTTGGATCTTTTCGCGCTGCAGTTTTTTACGGTTTTTACGGTTTGTACAGCCGGGAAGGTCCACTTTTCCTAGGAGAACAACGGCGGAAGTTGCAAATGACTCTAATTTTCTCCTATCACCGAGATAACGGTATCACGAAATACACGAAAATAGTTCTAAaaagtttttataaaatcccTTTTTAACAGCGAGCTCgagtttctaacctcaaaaccaaaacaacgactcagggttgtagcccaGCTTTCGCTTCAAACTTTGATTTTTGATAAAAACTTAAGGCCTCGGCAAACCGGCTGCAACACTTGCGCCAACTGCGGCACTTGCAGCAATTGCAGCTGAGCACGTTCAGACCGCGAGCAACACATCAAGCAATGGTGTTATGAGTACAGTCTTTTACAAATGTCTAGAATAACTGTTTTGATTTCTATAAAGCAAAATTAATGATGAAAATATTAAGGCTAATTTCAATCCAAAcagcatttttgttttgtttggtttgattcCAAATGCTTTTCCATACCACAAGATGGAAGAGCAAAAACGTGACAGACATATGGGGAGTACTGtagttttgagaaaaaaaaatcactttttTGGAATCATTCCATcgccagacggagcgtaaactctagcgtaaacgaaaatattaatgccaaaacggtttcattTAACCCTTACACACTGTCAAATTTTTATTTGACTgctacacgaagcgtaaagtTTTGGCATAAATTTGTAAATGTacgccaaggtactttaaaaagacaggtagcttcttaaccgctttgacaggtcaccattttgaatttgtttgacattcatagcagggcgcttttatcaacaaaaccacgtgagtttcaagaagaagaagaagaagaagaagatatgggcaagtttggtggttttatcaaggaaagtacctgatttcactctttttcggatgtttaaatgattcatctctctatttaagatcaatcgagcaaccgagttatgttttatagcgagtgagcacggtccaggaacgctagctagctcttgttctaggccgggtggcaagacctacggaccgataccatattgaaacactaggaagaattttgagaatatttgcacaaacttcaactttcgtgccacttttcgtgaatttgaactgtcgtaataccacagaaaagcgaaaacagctccgaaaagagcgttcccgaagtaaacatcccaccatcccgtgaatgtcaaactctgaagttttttctaaaatacgatcgaggatttgttctggataaagctacctgtctttttaaagtaccttgatgtacgcgcaaattttcgctccgtctggcagggcctaaacaccttggtttgCAGGGTTGTAGCCTCGTAGCTTGACTCTAGAACCCGAGTGTATAAACGTCATAGTCCTATAGGCGCTGGCATTCTTTGTCTCGCTCTTAGAGTCAGAGTGAGTGGGACCGCATAATCCCcgtttttttagaaaaaaaaaattttggTGGAAGGTTCTGCGCTCGGGTTTGCCGTGTCATCAATTTGCGTGTTTTGGATCGTATCCTGAATTCAATTTCGGGCTCCTTCAACACCCAATCAAGGTACGTATCATCAATGGTTTGGGCCATCAGAAATAATGCCCAGAAACGCGCTCTGTACGACACAAAATTCCGTCCATCCGCGATCGCCCCTGGCCCTGTTCTCATTTCAAACATGGCGGAGCCACGGCCAATTTTCAATACGCACATCCCGCGCAGACGGCCTTCGATTTCAGTGGATTTCAGAAAAAGATGGCCCGATTTCTCCATTTCATGCTGCATACGAAGAGCTTCCAATTGGGCCCATGGTGTTCAGGGTGTCGTAATTTCTGACCAATTCGTTGCTCGCGTAAAAAATCGTCCccattcccctttccccctcttcGCTCTCGAGCTGACCTTCCAGCAACAAACCCAATTTTCAGAAAAGTTTACACCAAATCGAGGAATAACCAGGCATTTTGTTTGCCGAAAGTAACCCTTTTTGTTTATAGTTACTTTAAGAAAGCAACGTTGCAAAACATTTCACTTATCTTGGCCTGATGGATTTTCTATCGCGACCTTCAACACGCGTCATAAAAAACAGTAACTGCTATGATTTGGTGTCAA
The sequence above is a segment of the Anopheles darlingi chromosome 2, idAnoDarlMG_H_01, whole genome shotgun sequence genome. Coding sequences within it:
- the LOC125952462 gene encoding translation initiation factor eIF-2B subunit alpha yields the protein MKEISQQFDVAHHFVSVLEQDDSMSPGIAAIKTLLMVLEKTKFDTVQELHSTIQSAVRAMRDTDKPMTSVVSGTELFSRFITLAKFDDKTMDEVRDIMLRRGKMFLTKLLESRNVIAKQAIAFINDGCRILTHARSRTVREALILAAQHNKRFHVFITHSAPECGSPNGTISDGQQMATELEKAGIECTIILDASVGYVMETVDMVLVGSEGVVESGGIINRIGTVTMAICAKEMKKPFYVLVESFKFCRLYPLNQRDLPDDYKYRKSDLTNKAKAHPMVDYTAPGYITLLFTDLGILAPSAVSDELIKLYL